The genomic window AGACGACCTTCTTGACGCCGGACTCCGCCGCGGCCTCGAAGACGTTCAACGTACCGCCGACGAGGACGTCGATGCAGTCCCGTGGCTGCTCGGCGCAGAGGGTGATCCGGATGGCCGCCTGGTGGAAGACGTAGTCGCAGCCGGCGATGGCGTCGGCGACAGCCCGGCGGTCGCGAACGTCACCCTCCGTGAAGAAGATCGGGAGATCCCTCCTGGCGATCGGCAGGTTCTCCAGGCGGCCGCGGACCAGGTTATCCAGGACGCGGATCTCCCGGACCGCCTCGCCGAGCAGCAGGTCGACGATGTGCGACCCGATGAGCCCGGCGCCGCCGGTGACCAGCACGGTCGATCCTCGAAGGTCGTTCTTCACGGCCGGTCCTCGCGATCCCGCGTGAGGGCGTCGCGGAGGGCGGCGACCACGCGATCTTGCTGCTCGTCGGTCATCTCGGGGAAGAGCGGGAGGCTGAAGCAATCGCTGGCCACCCGCTCGGCGATGGGGAAGTCTCCGGGCCGGTGCTCGAGGTCGGCGTAGGCCTCCTGCAGGTGCACCGGCACCGGGTAGTGGAGGCCGGTCTGGATGCCCGCGGCCTCGAGCTCGCTACGGATCCGGTCCCGATGCGGATGGAGCGCGACGAACAGGTGCCAGACGTGCCTCCGACCGGGGGCCTCGACCGGCAGCTTCAGGGGGAGCGTGGCGAGCTTGCGGAGGTACCGATCGGCGAGCCGTCGCCGCGACTCGGTCCAGCGGTCGAGGTGCTTGAGCTTGACGCCCAGCACGGCACCCTGGAAGCCGTCCATGCGATAGTTGTAGCCGAGCTCATCGTGGTGGTAGCGGCGGCCCTGGGCGTGGTCGCGGAGCTTCCGCAGCCGCGCGGCGACCGCCTCGTCGTCGGTCGTGATCGCGCCCGCCTCGCCGTAGGCGCCGAGGTTCTTCCCGGGGTAGAAGCTGAAGCAGCCGCAGAGCCCCATGGTGCCCGCCCCTCGGCCGTCATAGGCGGCCCCATGGGCCTGGGCGGCGTCCTCGATGACCGGGATCCCGCGACGGCGGCCGAGGTCGAGCAGGCCCTCCATGTCCGCGGGCTGGCCGTAGAGGTGGACCGGGAGGATCGCCTTGGTCCTCCGCGTGATCTTCCGCTCCACCTGGCGGAGGTCCATCGTGTAGGTGATCGGGTCGACGTCCACGAAGACGGGCCTGGCCCCGATGTAGCTGACGGCCCAGGTGGTGGCGACGAAGGTCATGGGCACGGTGATGACCTCGTCGCCCGGACGCACCCCGGCGCAGATCAGCGCGAGGTGGAGCGCCGAGGTGCCCGAATTCACGCCCACGCAGAATCGCGAGCCGACGTAATCGGCGAACGCCTGCTCGAAATCCGCCACCTTGGGCCCGAGGACGTAGGCCGTGCTCTCGGCCACCTCCCGCAGGGCGTCCAGGACCTCGTCCTGGATCGTCCGATACTGGGCCTTCAGGTCCATGATCGGGACGGGCGGGGCCGGGGCAGATGCCGGCTTCGGCATCGCGGGGAGATCGGTCGCGATCAGTGTCATTCCTGGGCTCCTAGGGGATCACGCGTCCGAGTCAGCCGGGCGGGCACGCCGGCGACGACCGAATGTGGGGCCACGTCCCGGGTGACGACGGCGCCGGCACCGACGAGGGCGCCCGCGCCGATCGTCACGCCGCCCAGGATCACCGCACCGCTGCCGATCGACGCCCCGCGGCACACCCGGGTCGGGACGACCTGCCAGTCGGATTCCGCCTGGGGCCGGCCCGCCGTCGTCGCGCGTGGGTCGAGGTCGTTGATGAACATCACGCCGTGGCCGATGAAGGCCTCGTCCTCGATCGTCACGCCCTCGCACACGAAGGTGTGGCTCTGGATCTTGCACCTCGCCCCGATCGAGGCATTCTTCTGGATCTCGACGAAGCTGCCGATGCGCGTCTCGTCGCCGATGAAGCAGCCGTAGAGGTTAACGAAGCAGTGCATGGTCACGCCGCGTCCCAGCCGGACGTCCGGCGCGACCCTGATCCCGTTGGCCGGATCGCTCCGCTCGTGCATCGCCATAGCCGTTCGCTCCACTGCCCATGACTCCACCGCCGAGGACCACTCGCCCGCCCTGGGCCTTGATGCTCCGGCTGGCCGCCTCGAGCATGCGGACGACGCGCAGGCCCAATTCGCCATCGGAGACGGGCCGCTCGCCGTCGCGGATGCAGGTCGCGAAATGGGAGACCACCGCCTGGAGCGCCTCCCCCGGATCGATGTACGGGCTCCAGACGTCCCCCGTGCGGTATCCCACAAGCAGGCGGCTGCGTTCCGCGGTCCCCTCGCCCAGCTCGATGCCGCGGTCGTAGACCTTGATCGGCTCGGTGCTATTCAGCTCGTTGAACACCAGGCTCTTCCTGGATCCGGCGAAGATCATCTGGCGGATCTTCACGGGCGAGAGCCAGTTGACGTGGAAATTGGCCATCAGGCGGTCGCCATAGTCCACATTCACGTAAGCCATGTCCTCGACGTCCTGCTCCGCGTGGCCGCACCCCCAGGCCGAGATGCTGCGGGCGTCGCCGCCGAGGATGTAGTCGACGATCGACAGGTCGTGGGGTGCCAGGTCCCAGATTACGTTGATGTCGCGCTGGAAGAGCCCGAGGTTGATCCGGATGCTGTCCACGTAGTAGAGGTCGCCGAGCTCCCCGTCGTCGATCAACGCCTTCACCCGACGCACGGCGTTATTAAACAGATAAGTATGATCCACCATCAGGATCCGCTCGCGAGCCGAGGCCAGCTCGACGAGGGCCTGCGACTCCTTGACCGTCCCGGCGAGCGGCTTCTCGACCAGGACGTGGAGCCCGGCCTCCAGGCAGCGCGATGCGATCGGGAAGTGGGTCGAGACGGGGGTTGCGATCGCAACCGCGTCCAGCGGCATCTCGAGGAGTTCGTCCAGGGAGGCCACCCCCCGGATGTGTCCGTAATTGCGGGCGATGGCCTCCAACCGCTGCGGATTCGCGTCGCATATCGCCGCGACTTCGGTGAGGGGGCAGGCGGAGAAATTGCGGATGAGGTTCGGCCCCCAGTAACCCGCGCCGATGACCGCCACCTTTAGTTTGCTGCTCATGATGCCCCCATCGGTCAGATGATGTCCGCGAATCCGCGTTCGACGCGGCGGAAGTACAGGATCCCGGCGACGAAACTGAGCAGGGCTACGGAAAGCGAGACCGCCAGCGAGTAGGGTTCGAGCTCCCCGCCGAGGACGCTGGCACGGAACCCCTTGATCAGGCCGTAAGCCGGGTTCAGGGGCAGGACGAAGCGCCAGCCCGACTCGGCCAACCGGTCCGATTGCAGGTAGATCGTGGGCGTGCAGAACATCCAGAGCTGCACCATGAACGGGATCACGTAGCGAAAATCGCGGTACGAGACGTTGAGGGCGGCCAGCAAGGATCCGACGCCCACGGCCCCCAGGAAAAGCCCGGCCACCAGGATGGGGGCCAGGATGATCGCCGGCGACGGCACGACGCCGTACCAGGCCATGATCACTCCGAGCATGCCCATGGCGATCAGGAAGTCGACGAGGCCCGCCGATACCGCCGAGATGGGGATGATCAACCTGGGGAAGTAGATTTTCGTGATCAGCCGCTCACTGCCGACCACGCTCAAGCCGGCCCCGCTGATCGCGTTGGCGAAGAACGTCCAGGGCAGGAGGCCCGCGAAGGCGAAGAGTGGATAGGGGATCGCCCCGGAGGAAACGCCCGCGAGGCGGCCGAAGAAGATACTGAAAACGATCATGGTCATGAGCGGCTGGAGGATGGCCCACGCCGCGCCGAGTGCCGTCTGTTTGTACCGGACCTTGACGTCACGCCATGTCAAGAAGAAGAGTAGCTCCCGATATCGCCACAGTTCCCCCGGGTCGATCCCACGCCAACCTCGCCGGGCTCTTATGACCGTCCGGCGAGGCGTCGGTGCCGACTCGACCGGCGCGGCCACCTCTCTCGCCAAGGTCATGTCCATATTCGTCATGCGACTCGGTACCCTGCTTCAAGAGGTCCTGGCCATAATTGGGGATTGCTCGCATCGCCCACGCGACAGGCTAGCCACGAGCCGACGCGAGGCGTGTTCCCCGTCTCCTTCTCTTCCCGGACCCTCGGCCTCGGGATGCATCCTGCCTGATGGAGTCGTTCCGCTCCATCGTCGAGCGGAGCCTGCCGGGCGGCGTTCGGGGCGTCTGAGACGCCGATCCCGAAGGAGCAGGCTCGGGCCGATGAACTCACCCGTAGGTGGGATAACCACCATAATAAGCCCTGGACTTGATGCGGGTGCCGGAGACGACAGCGCCCAGGACGCGCACCCGCATCGAGCGGAGACGCTCGAGCGCCGCCTGGATCTCGGGCAGCTGGCTCACCTCGCTGAGGACGCTGAACAGGACGGCGTCGACGTGCTGACTCACGATCAAAGGGTCGGTCACCTGGAGGAGGGGCGACGTGTCGACGATGGCGAAATCGAACTCGTCGCGGATTGCCCGGAACAGCTCCGCAACCTGCTCTCGCGGTAGCAGCTCAGGGATCGACGCATCGAAGCGGCCGGCGCACATCAACGAGAGGTTCGGGCTCCACGTCTGGTGAATCGCGTCCTTCCAGTTCACTTCCGCACGCAGGATCTCGCAGAGTCCCGGCTCCGGGGGGACATCGAAGACCTTGTGCAACGACGGCTTCCGGAGGTCACAATCCAGGAGGAGGGTCTTTCGGCCGGCGCGTGCGAGGCTGGTGGCCAGGTGTCCGGAGAGTGAGGTCTTTCCTTCGCCTTCCAGGGCGCTACAGGTCATGACGATCTGGAACGAGTCGAAGCCGCTCGTCCTCAGCAGCATCGTCCTCACCGCGTCGATCGACCGGACGAAGTGCTCTTTCTTCTCCTGGCCTTCATCCGACCTGGATCCCAGCTGGAGCCTCGGCAGATCGCCGATGATCCTGAGCCCCACCGTGCAGGCGACGTCGTTCGGCGAGTCCACCTTCCTCCGCCGGAGCTCCCAGAAGGTGATGGTCCCGAGGAAGCCCACGAACGCGGCAAGGCCGGCCATCCCGGTCAACTTGAGGCGGCGGGCATGTCCCGCCGACTTGGGTGCGCTGGCCTTCTCGATCAATCGGATCCGAGGCGGGGCTTGCATCTCGACGGTCATCGACTGGACCTCGGAGCCGACCAGCTTCGCCGTATCCGAGGAGACGGCGATCTCATCCTCGAGCCAGTGGAGATCCATCGACTGGACGTTCAGAGCGGACGATTGCGATTCGAGCTGGGCGATCTCCACCGCCAGGCTCTTCTCCTGCTCGCGGAGGATTTCCAGCAGTTCCTGGGCCTCCTGGTACCGGTTTTCGGCTACCCCCCCCACCGAAAGCTCGCCCGGTGCCTGCGATCGTCGTGCGGCTGCGTCGCCCCTGGTCCCGCGTCGACGCGCCTCGATCGACTTCGACAACGCCTCGATTTCCTGATGCACGAGCCGTCCCGCGGGATCTACCGCGCCGCGGCGAGCAATCCGTTTGATGTCGGCTTCTTTCTTCTTGAGCTTGGCCAGTTGATCCTGCATCTCGGCCAACTCGAGATCCATTCCGGAGGGAGGACTTGCCGACACCCGAGGAGAAGCCGAGCCGTCGGACGGTGCGAGGTCCGACCTGGAAGCCAGGACGTTGAGCCGTGCCTGCTCCTTTCGGATCTCCCCCTGGAGCTTCAGCAGTTCCTGGCGGGCCATGCCGAGTTGCTCCGCCATCATCTGCTGCCTGACCGCCGCGGCCTGCTTGTCGCTGGTGCCGACGGAACCGGCCATCGTCTTGAATTCCCGCCGCTTCTCCGCGAGCTGCTTCTGGTAGTCGGAGAAGAGGGACTTCAGGCGATCGAACCTCGCGACTCGCTCCAGGCGTTCCTTCTCGACGATCTCCGTCAGATAGGCATCCGTGACGCAATTGACCATCCTGGCCACGTCCTCGGGATCGCAGGAGGCGGACAACGAAATGGTCAAGATTTCCGAGCCGCGGGGAAAATCAACCTTGATCTGGTCGGCCAGCCACGCAATCGGATCGGGCTCGGCCTTGAGCAACGGAATCGAGGTCATCTCCGGAGCCTTCAGGGCCGCCTCGATGACCGCACGGCTCCTGGCGAGGATGACTTGCGTCTCCTGGTAGGTCCGGTAGGCCACGTCACTCTCGCGAGTCTCGAAGATCTCGCGAGGTCGCTTCTCCGACACATGGACCAGGGCGCTGGCGGTCATCTTCGACAAGGGCATACCGAAGAAGACGACCGCCGCGGCCGCGAGCGACATGGCGATGCCCCCGAGAAGGGCGAGCTTCCAACGACGGCAGAAAGCCTTCCAGATCTTGATGGGGTCCAACGCATCCGCCGGGGGTGCGGGGGTGCTCCGAGCATCCGGCAGGGCGGGATCCGGAGGAGCGGTTGGATCCGCGGGGAGGAGAAAGGCGGAGTTTACGCCCGCATCGTTGTGACGGACGATCGCCCTCGCCCCATTGGCCCCGGATGCATCGACGCCGGCCGTCGCGGAGGAGAGGCGAGAACCCGCATCCTCCGCTCCGCTCGCGAGATCGATTTTGTTGGATTTCATAGGGCTT from Aquisphaera giovannonii includes these protein-coding regions:
- a CDS encoding DegT/DnrJ/EryC1/StrS family aminotransferase gives rise to the protein MTLIATDLPAMPKPASAPAPPVPIMDLKAQYRTIQDEVLDALREVAESTAYVLGPKVADFEQAFADYVGSRFCVGVNSGTSALHLALICAGVRPGDEVITVPMTFVATTWAVSYIGARPVFVDVDPITYTMDLRQVERKITRRTKAILPVHLYGQPADMEGLLDLGRRRGIPVIEDAAQAHGAAYDGRGAGTMGLCGCFSFYPGKNLGAYGEAGAITTDDEAVAARLRKLRDHAQGRRYHHDELGYNYRMDGFQGAVLGVKLKHLDRWTESRRRLADRYLRKLATLPLKLPVEAPGRRHVWHLFVALHPHRDRIRSELEAAGIQTGLHYPVPVHLQEAYADLEHRPGDFPIAERVASDCFSLPLFPEMTDEQQDRVVAALRDALTRDREDRP
- a CDS encoding acyltransferase, whose product is MHCFVNLYGCFIGDETRIGSFVEIQKNASIGARCKIQSHTFVCEGVTIEDEAFIGHGVMFINDLDPRATTAGRPQAESDWQVVPTRVCRGASIGSGAVILGGVTIGAGALVGAGAVVTRDVAPHSVVAGVPARLTRTRDPLGAQE
- a CDS encoding Gfo/Idh/MocA family protein, producing the protein MSSKLKVAVIGAGYWGPNLIRNFSACPLTEVAAICDANPQRLEAIARNYGHIRGVASLDELLEMPLDAVAIATPVSTHFPIASRCLEAGLHVLVEKPLAGTVKESQALVELASARERILMVDHTYLFNNAVRRVKALIDDGELGDLYYVDSIRINLGLFQRDINVIWDLAPHDLSIVDYILGGDARSISAWGCGHAEQDVEDMAYVNVDYGDRLMANFHVNWLSPVKIRQMIFAGSRKSLVFNELNSTEPIKVYDRGIELGEGTAERSRLLVGYRTGDVWSPYIDPGEALQAVVSHFATCIRDGERPVSDGELGLRVVRMLEAASRSIKAQGGRVVLGGGVMGSGANGYGDARAERSGQRDQGRAGRPAGTRRDHALLR
- a CDS encoding ABC transporter permease gives rise to the protein MTWRDVKVRYKQTALGAAWAILQPLMTMIVFSIFFGRLAGVSSGAIPYPLFAFAGLLPWTFFANAISGAGLSVVGSERLITKIYFPRLIIPISAVSAGLVDFLIAMGMLGVIMAWYGVVPSPAIILAPILVAGLFLGAVGVGSLLAALNVSYRDFRYVIPFMVQLWMFCTPTIYLQSDRLAESGWRFVLPLNPAYGLIKGFRASVLGGELEPYSLAVSLSVALLSFVAGILYFRRVERGFADII
- a CDS encoding exopolysaccharide transport family protein, producing MDPIKIWKAFCRRWKLALLGGIAMSLAAAAVVFFGMPLSKMTASALVHVSEKRPREIFETRESDVAYRTYQETQVILARSRAVIEAALKAPEMTSIPLLKAEPDPIAWLADQIKVDFPRGSEILTISLSASCDPEDVARMVNCVTDAYLTEIVEKERLERVARFDRLKSLFSDYQKQLAEKRREFKTMAGSVGTSDKQAAAVRQQMMAEQLGMARQELLKLQGEIRKEQARLNVLASRSDLAPSDGSASPRVSASPPSGMDLELAEMQDQLAKLKKKEADIKRIARRGAVDPAGRLVHQEIEALSKSIEARRRGTRGDAAARRSQAPGELSVGGVAENRYQEAQELLEILREQEKSLAVEIAQLESQSSALNVQSMDLHWLEDEIAVSSDTAKLVGSEVQSMTVEMQAPPRIRLIEKASAPKSAGHARRLKLTGMAGLAAFVGFLGTITFWELRRRKVDSPNDVACTVGLRIIGDLPRLQLGSRSDEGQEKKEHFVRSIDAVRTMLLRTSGFDSFQIVMTCSALEGEGKTSLSGHLATSLARAGRKTLLLDCDLRKPSLHKVFDVPPEPGLCEILRAEVNWKDAIHQTWSPNLSLMCAGRFDASIPELLPREQVAELFRAIRDEFDFAIVDTSPLLQVTDPLIVSQHVDAVLFSVLSEVSQLPEIQAALERLRSMRVRVLGAVVSGTRIKSRAYYGGYPTYG